A part of Acidimicrobiales bacterium genomic DNA contains:
- a CDS encoding zinc-ribbon domain-containing protein, which produces MSEVTSFCSSCGRPVTPGAHFCTGCGAPVGPGDPAAGPPTGPPPGPPGPTAPPPPPPPPPGPAAPLPYPPPAEGPKRRRTTLALVLSGVGVLAVVALVVGVLVLAGGDEAGGEVFLEAAATSGPDPFTDSTAALPTDMTAPTVPSTTSTASTSTASTSTTARGATTVTAVAGDQVGLYGGSLNQATCDVERQITYLQQNRDKAAAFAQVLGIPVGDIPGYLRSLTPMVLTRDTRVTNHGFSNGRATARQAVLQAGTAVLVDVYGVPRVKCGCGNPLTPPVPTSGRPRYRGNPWPGFSPTRITVITQVNVQINIFVIVDVISGGGINRPPGWPPDRDDPIPGEEICIEYPTFPGCEEGPPPEGTVPPTVTVPEEPTLGSGDVQVTLRWSSTADLDLAVTDPTGARISYEATSSPSGGQLDVDANGACAGDPPVENVFWPPGQAPLGEYLLEVHYYGECAGEGPQSFTLAFVSNGGLAPIVPAALHAGSGEPEIVLVATDVEATAGGALRQEYSGSLPPGGTILFKANHPAAPPPGGEQPPTPPAPVLPTPQPPVEPPPQPPTEPPPGSTAADCAPTGVQASAGTWPGGTDLGLPATVTWQAPSGCEVQSYTVTALQGGSATGSKSVAAGTTQTTFTVWGNNPAASWTFQVVAVVGGATSPAATSNELSLDCSPYGSGEPGPEQMAYTLCMHDPTADDPVGGGGVAPQP; this is translated from the coding sequence ATGAGCGAGGTCACGAGCTTCTGCTCCTCGTGCGGTCGGCCGGTCACGCCCGGCGCCCACTTCTGCACCGGCTGTGGCGCCCCGGTCGGCCCCGGGGACCCAGCCGCGGGACCCCCGACCGGCCCGCCCCCCGGCCCCCCCGGCCCCACCGCTCCCCCGCCGCCTCCCCCGCCGCCCCCCGGCCCGGCCGCGCCCCTGCCCTACCCGCCCCCGGCCGAGGGGCCGAAGCGGCGCCGCACCACCCTGGCGCTCGTCCTCAGCGGCGTCGGGGTCCTGGCCGTGGTCGCGCTGGTGGTCGGCGTGCTGGTCCTCGCCGGCGGCGACGAGGCCGGCGGTGAGGTCTTCCTCGAAGCCGCCGCCACCTCGGGGCCCGATCCCTTCACCGACAGCACCGCGGCGCTCCCCACCGACATGACCGCCCCCACCGTGCCGTCCACCACCTCGACGGCCAGCACGTCCACGGCCAGCACCTCGACGACGGCGAGGGGCGCCACGACGGTCACGGCGGTGGCCGGTGACCAGGTCGGCCTGTACGGCGGCTCCCTGAACCAGGCCACGTGCGACGTGGAGCGCCAGATCACCTACCTGCAGCAGAACCGCGACAAGGCCGCAGCCTTCGCCCAGGTCCTCGGCATCCCCGTGGGCGACATCCCCGGCTACTTGCGCTCGCTCACCCCGATGGTGCTGACCCGCGACACCCGGGTCACGAACCACGGGTTCAGCAACGGCCGGGCCACCGCCCGCCAGGCGGTGCTGCAGGCCGGCACCGCCGTGCTGGTCGACGTGTACGGCGTGCCCCGGGTGAAGTGCGGCTGCGGCAACCCGCTGACCCCACCGGTCCCCACCTCCGGCCGGCCCCGCTACCGGGGCAACCCGTGGCCGGGCTTCTCCCCCACCCGCATCACCGTCATCACCCAGGTGAACGTCCAGATCAACATCTTCGTGATCGTCGACGTCATCTCCGGGGGCGGCATCAACCGGCCGCCGGGGTGGCCGCCCGACCGTGACGACCCGATCCCAGGCGAGGAGATCTGCATCGAGTACCCGACGTTCCCCGGCTGCGAGGAGGGCCCACCCCCCGAAGGCACCGTGCCCCCGACCGTCACCGTGCCGGAGGAGCCGACGCTCGGCTCCGGCGACGTGCAGGTGACCCTGCGCTGGAGCAGCACCGCCGACCTCGACCTTGCCGTCACCGACCCCACCGGCGCCCGCATCAGCTACGAGGCCACCAGTTCGCCCAGCGGGGGCCAGCTCGACGTGGACGCCAACGGTGCCTGCGCCGGCGACCCACCCGTCGAGAACGTCTTCTGGCCCCCCGGGCAGGCCCCCCTCGGCGAGTACCTGCTCGAGGTCCACTACTACGGCGAGTGCGCCGGTGAGGGACCCCAGAGCTTCACCCTCGCCTTCGTCTCCAACGGAGGCCTCGCTCCCATCGTGCCCGCCGCGCTGCACGCCGGGAGCGGGGAGCCCGAGATCGTGCTGGTCGCCACCGACGTGGAGGCCACCGCCGGCGGGGCGCTGCGCCAGGAGTACTCGGGCAGCCTCCCGCCGGGCGGCACCATCCTGTTCAAGGCGAACCACCCCGCCGCGCCACCTCCGGGCGGCGAGCAGCCCCCGACGCCCCCGGCGCCCGTGCTGCCCACGCCGCAGCCGCCCGTCGAGCCCCCGCCGCAACCGCCCACCGAACCCCCACCGGGCAGCACGGCGGCCGACTGCGCGCCGACGGGCGTGCAGGCCAGCGCCGGGACGTGGCCGGGCGGCACCGACCTGGGCCTGCCGGCCACCGTGACGTGGCAGGCGCCCAGCGGCTGCGAGGTGCAGTCGTACACGGTGACGGCGCTGCAGGGCGGGTCGGCGACCGGCTCCAAGTCGGTGGCCGCCGGCACCACCCAGACGACGTTCACCGTGTGGGGCAACAACCCGGCGGCGAGCTGGACGTTCCAAGTTGTGGCGGTGGTCGGCGGCGCCACGAGCCCGGCGGCCACGTCGAACGAGCTGTCGCTCGACTGCAGCCCGTACGGCTCGGGGGAGCCCGGACCCGAGCAGATGGCCTACACGCTCTGCATGCACGATCCCACGGCCGACGACCCCGTCGGTGGAGGTGGCGTCGCGCCCCAGCCGTAG
- a CDS encoding AMP-binding protein, whose translation MIGRAVARARLALQRDHTLGTILERLAHIHGSGALAEEDGTGLRLTYAQAAKRVDRWAGGIRAEVDPGDRVVIHTRNGYELLLLCLAAARAGALPVPVNTQMRPDEVRHVVSDAGARLVVESVHQVDGAQPLGRAEPVPPAQVAALFYTSGTTGRPKGAELTHQALVGQLATGALWPADLRRDEAVVALPVPHIMGFVTLLGLATAGIPAYVLPKFRPDVVLDAIETRRCTMFIGVPAMYRMLLEAGAEQRDLSSVRLWASGADVMPPELARRFQRMGALVTLPLVHRSVGQAVFMEGYGMVELAGGAAAKLSLPFLALIPGDALGMALPRYRMKVVDDHGHEVVPGQVGELWVKGPGVLRGYHNDPEATAAVVTPEGWLRTGDLARKGPFGTVLFAGRKKDVIKHGGYSVYAIEVEAALEEHPDVLEAAVVGLPDDRMGEVPVAAVRLAEGSSITPDELVAWARTRLAEYKAPQRVVVVDDLPRTGTSKVQRAEILAHF comes from the coding sequence GTGATCGGCCGCGCTGTCGCCCGTGCCCGCCTGGCCCTGCAGCGCGACCACACCCTGGGCACGATCCTCGAGCGCCTGGCGCACATCCACGGCAGCGGGGCCCTGGCCGAGGAGGACGGCACCGGCCTGCGGCTCACGTACGCCCAGGCGGCCAAGCGGGTCGACCGCTGGGCCGGGGGCATCCGGGCCGAGGTCGACCCCGGCGACCGGGTGGTGATCCACACCCGCAACGGCTACGAGCTGCTGCTGCTGTGCCTGGCCGCGGCCCGCGCCGGTGCCCTCCCCGTGCCGGTGAACACCCAGATGCGGCCGGACGAGGTGCGCCACGTGGTGAGCGACGCCGGGGCCCGGCTCGTGGTCGAGAGCGTGCACCAGGTGGACGGGGCCCAGCCGCTCGGGCGGGCCGAGCCGGTGCCGCCGGCGCAGGTCGCCGCCCTCTTCTACACGTCGGGCACCACCGGGAGGCCCAAGGGGGCGGAGCTCACCCACCAGGCGCTCGTGGGCCAGCTGGCCACCGGCGCCCTGTGGCCCGCCGACCTGCGACGGGACGAGGCCGTGGTGGCCCTGCCGGTGCCGCACATCATGGGCTTCGTCACCCTGCTCGGCCTGGCGACCGCCGGCATCCCCGCCTACGTGCTGCCCAAGTTCCGGCCCGACGTGGTGCTCGACGCCATCGAGACCAGGCGCTGCACCATGTTCATCGGGGTCCCGGCGATGTACCGGATGCTCCTCGAGGCCGGCGCCGAGCAGCGCGACCTGTCGTCGGTGCGGCTGTGGGCGTCCGGGGCCGACGTGATGCCGCCCGAGCTGGCCCGCCGCTTCCAGAGGATGGGCGCCCTCGTCACCCTTCCACTGGTGCACCGCAGCGTCGGCCAAGCCGTGTTCATGGAGGGGTACGGGATGGTGGAGCTGGCCGGCGGGGCCGCGGCCAAGCTGTCGCTCCCGTTCCTGGCCCTCATCCCCGGCGATGCCCTCGGCATGGCCCTCCCCCGGTACCGGATGAAGGTCGTCGACGATCACGGGCACGAGGTCGTGCCCGGCCAGGTGGGCGAGCTCTGGGTGAAGGGCCCGGGCGTGCTGCGCGGCTACCACAACGACCCCGAGGCCACCGCCGCGGTGGTGACACCCGAGGGCTGGCTGCGCACCGGCGACCTGGCGCGCAAGGGGCCGTTCGGCACGGTGCTGTTCGCGGGCCGCAAGAAGGACGTGATCAAGCACGGCGGCTACTCGGTGTACGCCATCGAGGTCGAGGCCGCGCTCGAGGAGCACCCGGACGTGCTCGAGGCCGCGGTGGTGGGCCTGCCCGACGACCGCATGGGCGAGGTGCCGGTCGCCGCGGTGAGGCTGGCCGAGGGATCGTCGATCACGCCGGACGAGCTGGTCGCCTGGGCCCGTACCCGGCTGGCCGAGTACAAGGCCCCGCAGCGCGTGGTGGTGGTGGACGACCTGCCCCGCACCGGCACGTCGAAGGTGCAGCGGGCCGAGATCCTCGCCCACTTCTAG
- a CDS encoding dienelactone hydrolase family protein yields the protein MAPHDDLADFQRGSFTWQGATRTVFRRGEGPGVVVMHEMPGITPAVAGFGRRVADAGFTAVLPCLFGEPGKPMSPTYGARQLAWGCVSREFTTWATGRTSPIVAWCRALARQVHAECGGPGVGALGMCFTGGFALAMMVDDGVVAPVLSQPSLPFAVGPGRSADLGLSPADEARVRERAEAGCDVLGLRFTHDRFVPAARFASLRRLLGERFLSVEIDSSPGNPWGLSGASHSVLTEHLVDEPGHPTAEALHQVLEFFRERLEPTAG from the coding sequence GTGGCGCCGCACGACGACCTCGCCGACTTCCAGCGGGGCTCGTTCACGTGGCAGGGCGCCACCCGCACCGTGTTCCGCCGAGGCGAGGGCCCGGGCGTGGTGGTCATGCACGAGATGCCGGGCATCACGCCGGCCGTCGCGGGGTTCGGTCGGCGGGTGGCCGACGCCGGGTTCACGGCCGTGCTGCCCTGCCTGTTCGGCGAGCCGGGCAAGCCGATGTCGCCGACGTACGGTGCTCGCCAGCTGGCGTGGGGGTGCGTGTCGCGGGAGTTCACCACCTGGGCCACCGGCCGGACCTCGCCCATCGTGGCCTGGTGCCGGGCCCTGGCCCGCCAGGTGCACGCCGAGTGCGGGGGTCCGGGCGTGGGCGCGCTGGGGATGTGCTTCACGGGCGGCTTCGCCCTGGCCATGATGGTCGACGACGGGGTCGTGGCCCCGGTGCTCTCGCAGCCGTCGCTGCCCTTCGCCGTCGGGCCGGGCCGCTCCGCCGATCTGGGGCTCTCGCCCGCCGACGAGGCCCGGGTGCGGGAGCGTGCCGAGGCGGGCTGCGACGTGCTCGGGCTGCGGTTCACCCACGACCGCTTCGTGCCTGCGGCCCGCTTCGCGTCGCTCCGCCGGCTGCTCGGCGAGCGGTTCCTCTCGGTCGAGATCGACTCGTCGCCGGGCAACCCGTGGGGGCTCAGCGGCGCCTCGCACTCCGTGCTCACCGAGCACCTCGTCGACGAGCCCGGCCACCCCACCGCCGAGGCGCTGCACCAGGTTCTCGAGTTCTTCCGGGAGCGGCTGGAGCCCACCGCCGGCTGA
- the guaA gene encoding glutamine-hydrolyzing GMP synthase, whose amino-acid sequence MEAAFDTVLVVDFGAQYAQLIARRVREAHVYSEIVPHSITAAELVERQPAGVILSGGPASVNVEGAPGLDPAIYAAGVPILGICYGAQLLARDLGGEVAETGQGEYGRTGLRVVSGGVLLADQPVEQPVWMSHFDSIVRAPDGARITAATASTPAAAFEAPDRGLYGVQFHPEVVHTPHGQELLKRFLYRACGCRPTWTMTSIIETSVEVIRAQVGGAEVICGLSGGVDSAVAAALVHKAIGDQLTCVFVDHGLLREGEAEQVVESFTRHQGITLLHVEASDRFLDALDGVTDPEEKRKAIGELFIRVFEDAAGSIGEARFLVQGTLYPDVIESGTKDAARIKSHHNVGGLPEDMDFELVEPLRALFKDEVRRVGEELGLPEEIVWRQPFPGPGLAVRIIGAVTRDKLATLRRADAIVREEIRRAGLDREVWQAFAVLPDIRSVGVMGDERTYAHPIIVRAVTSEDAMTADWARLPYDLLERMASRIINEVPGVNRVAYDITSKPPGTIEWE is encoded by the coding sequence CTGGAGGCGGCCTTCGACACGGTGCTCGTGGTCGACTTCGGCGCCCAGTACGCACAGCTGATCGCCCGGCGGGTCCGGGAGGCGCACGTCTACTCGGAGATCGTGCCGCACTCCATCACCGCGGCCGAGCTCGTCGAGCGGCAGCCGGCCGGGGTGATCCTCTCGGGTGGGCCCGCCAGCGTGAACGTCGAGGGTGCACCCGGTCTCGACCCGGCCATCTACGCCGCCGGGGTCCCGATCCTCGGCATCTGCTACGGCGCCCAGCTCCTGGCCCGCGACCTGGGCGGCGAGGTGGCCGAGACGGGGCAGGGCGAGTACGGGCGAACGGGGCTGCGGGTCGTGTCGGGGGGCGTGCTGCTCGCCGACCAGCCGGTCGAGCAGCCGGTGTGGATGAGCCACTTCGACTCGATCGTGCGCGCGCCCGACGGCGCACGGATCACCGCGGCCACCGCCTCCACGCCGGCGGCCGCCTTCGAGGCGCCCGACCGTGGCCTCTACGGGGTGCAGTTCCACCCGGAGGTGGTCCACACGCCCCACGGCCAGGAGCTCCTCAAGCGGTTCCTCTACCGGGCCTGCGGGTGCCGGCCCACGTGGACGATGACCTCGATCATCGAGACGTCGGTCGAGGTCATCCGGGCCCAGGTGGGCGGGGCCGAGGTGATCTGCGGCCTCTCCGGCGGGGTCGACTCGGCCGTCGCCGCCGCGCTGGTCCACAAGGCGATCGGCGACCAGCTGACGTGCGTGTTCGTCGACCACGGGCTGCTGCGGGAAGGCGAGGCCGAGCAGGTCGTCGAGTCCTTCACCCGGCACCAGGGCATCACGCTGCTCCACGTCGAGGCCTCCGACCGCTTCCTCGACGCCCTCGACGGGGTGACCGACCCCGAGGAGAAGCGCAAGGCCATCGGCGAGCTGTTCATCCGCGTGTTCGAGGACGCCGCCGGCTCGATCGGCGAGGCCCGCTTCCTGGTGCAGGGGACCCTCTATCCCGACGTGATCGAGTCGGGCACCAAGGACGCAGCCAGGATCAAGAGCCACCACAACGTGGGGGGCCTGCCGGAGGACATGGACTTCGAGCTGGTCGAGCCGTTGCGTGCCCTCTTCAAGGACGAGGTCCGGCGGGTGGGGGAGGAGCTGGGCCTGCCCGAGGAGATCGTGTGGCGCCAGCCGTTCCCGGGTCCCGGGCTGGCGGTGCGGATCATCGGGGCCGTCACCAGGGACAAGCTGGCGACGCTGCGCCGGGCCGATGCCATCGTGCGCGAGGAGATCCGGCGGGCCGGGCTCGACCGTGAGGTTTGGCAGGCCTTCGCCGTGCTGCCCGACATCCGCTCGGTCGGCGTGATGGGAGACGAGCGCACGTACGCCCACCCGATCATCGTGCGGGCGGTCACCAGCGAGGACGCCATGACCGCCGACTGGGCCCGGCTGCCGTACGACCTCCTCGAGCGCATGGCCAGCCGGATCATCAACGAGGTGCCGGGCGTGAACCGGGTCGCCTACGACATCACGTCCAAGCCGCCCGGCACCATCGAGTGGGAGTGA
- the zapE gene encoding cell division protein ZapE, with product MTRPHPVRLVDRRPALAADLVVARCVPPHRFADVRFDTYRPNPGHPSQAEALAAVRAVASRLETGADGPGGGLGGRGRGRFRRRRAGAESPGEAPGRYLDGGFGVGKTHLLAALWHESPRPSAYLTFAELAAVIGFLGMEAAVEAFAGCRLLCIDEFELDDVANTLMTVTFLRAVVGAGTLVVTTSNSLPDRLGEGRFHADDFRREIAAIASHFEVIRIDGPDYRAGQRVVTELCAPGELDSLAEGWRAAGSTVAEDRFDELLAHLRVVHPVQVGALLDGLDAVAVHGVHPIANQGDALLVVHLVDELYDAGLTVGLSGCRVDQLFPDTYRHGGYRVKYGRCESRLSALLAEAATAAAG from the coding sequence GTGACGAGACCCCACCCCGTCCGGCTCGTCGATCGCCGGCCCGCCCTCGCCGCCGATCTCGTCGTGGCGCGCTGCGTGCCGCCGCACCGCTTCGCCGACGTGCGGTTCGACACCTACCGGCCCAACCCCGGCCACCCCAGCCAGGCCGAGGCGCTGGCCGCGGTGCGGGCGGTGGCGAGTCGGCTCGAGACCGGGGCGGACGGCCCGGGCGGCGGGCTCGGAGGCCGGGGACGGGGCCGGTTCCGCCGCCGCCGGGCCGGCGCCGAGTCGCCCGGCGAGGCCCCCGGTCGGTACCTCGACGGTGGCTTCGGCGTGGGCAAGACCCACCTGCTGGCGGCCCTGTGGCACGAGTCGCCACGGCCGTCGGCCTACCTCACGTTCGCCGAGCTGGCGGCCGTGATCGGCTTCCTCGGCATGGAGGCGGCCGTCGAGGCCTTCGCCGGGTGCCGGCTCCTCTGCATCGACGAGTTCGAGCTCGACGACGTCGCCAACACGCTGATGACGGTCACGTTCCTGCGAGCGGTGGTCGGCGCCGGGACGCTGGTCGTCACCACGTCCAACTCCCTGCCGGACCGGCTGGGCGAGGGGCGGTTCCACGCCGACGACTTCCGCCGGGAGATCGCGGCCATCGCCTCGCACTTCGAGGTGATCCGGATCGACGGGCCCGATTACCGCGCCGGCCAGCGCGTGGTCACCGAGCTCTGCGCGCCCGGGGAGCTCGACTCCCTGGCCGAGGGGTGGCGGGCGGCGGGCAGCACCGTCGCCGAGGACCGCTTCGACGAGCTGCTCGCCCACCTCCGAGTGGTGCACCCGGTGCAGGTCGGCGCGCTGCTCGACGGGCTCGACGCCGTCGCCGTCCACGGCGTCCACCCCATCGCCAACCAGGGGGACGCGCTGCTCGTCGTGCACCTCGTCGACGAGCTGTACGACGCCGGCCTCACCGTGGGCCTGTCGGGCTGCCGGGTCGACCAGCTGTTCCCCGACACGTACCGCCATGGCGGCTACCGGGTGAAGTACGGCCGCTGCGAGAGCCGCCTGTCGGCCCTGCTCGCCGAGGCGGCCACCGCCGCAGCGGGCTGA
- a CDS encoding C40 family peptidase encodes MTDPRRHRHRVPAPIRVLLLALLAVLPVVALVPPAAADSIAEKRAEAQRVADELEQLQDRVSVLAEQHHQAQSRLDELERQVADNQVALERTTQQEDQARLRLQDWAVRAYVNVDADSGLVSILSSDGSDLGQRVGYVDAALRRDRRVIDDLRAAEEDARVSRDALATARDEAAAVESEMEGQTAEADAAVDQQTQLLARVQGELATLVAEEQQRRADEEARRARAEAQAAAARAVPPAVPSRPSSGGGGGGGGGAARPTPQPLAPLPPVNGRVGEVIAAAQSQLGVPYRYAGTSPSEGFDCSGLVVWAYRQIGVSLPRSSFAQWDALPAVPIDQLQPGDLVFFYPDVHHVGLYVGNGQMIHAPHTGDVVKYASVWRDNLTGARRPIG; translated from the coding sequence GTGACGGACCCGCGCCGCCACCGGCACCGCGTGCCGGCCCCGATCCGGGTGCTGCTCCTGGCCCTCCTCGCCGTGCTGCCAGTGGTCGCGCTCGTCCCCCCCGCCGCGGCCGACAGCATCGCCGAGAAGCGAGCCGAGGCGCAGCGGGTGGCCGACGAGCTCGAGCAGCTCCAGGACCGCGTCAGCGTGCTGGCCGAGCAGCACCACCAGGCCCAGTCCCGGCTGGACGAGCTCGAGCGCCAGGTGGCCGACAACCAGGTCGCGCTCGAGCGCACCACCCAGCAGGAGGACCAGGCCCGCCTCCGCCTGCAGGACTGGGCCGTGCGCGCCTACGTGAACGTCGACGCCGACTCCGGCCTGGTGTCGATCCTGAGCAGCGACGGCTCGGACCTGGGCCAGCGGGTGGGCTACGTCGACGCCGCCCTTCGCCGTGACCGCCGGGTGATCGACGATCTGCGCGCCGCCGAGGAGGACGCCCGGGTGAGCCGGGATGCCCTCGCCACGGCGCGCGACGAGGCCGCCGCGGTCGAGTCCGAGATGGAGGGGCAGACCGCCGAGGCCGACGCCGCCGTCGACCAGCAGACCCAGCTGCTCGCACGGGTGCAGGGCGAGCTGGCCACCCTGGTGGCCGAGGAGCAGCAGCGGCGGGCCGACGAGGAGGCCCGCCGGGCGCGGGCCGAGGCCCAGGCCGCCGCCGCCCGGGCCGTGCCGCCGGCGGTGCCGTCCCGGCCGTCGAGCGGTGGCGGTGGTGGCGGCGGCGGGGGCGCAGCCCGCCCCACGCCCCAGCCCCTCGCTCCCCTCCCCCCGGTCAACGGTCGCGTCGGCGAGGTGATCGCCGCGGCCCAGAGCCAGCTGGGGGTGCCCTACCGCTACGCCGGCACCTCGCCGTCGGAGGGCTTCGACTGCTCGGGGCTGGTGGTGTGGGCGTACCGCCAGATCGGGGTCAGCCTCCCCCGGTCGTCGTTCGCCCAGTGGGACGCCCTGCCCGCGGTGCCGATCGACCAGCTCCAGCCAGGTGACCTGGTGTTCTTCTACCCCGACGTCCACCACGTGGGCCTCTACGTGGGCAACGGCCAGATGATCCACGCACCGCACACCGGCGACGTCGTGAAGTACGCCTCGGTCTGGCGCGACAACCTCACGGGCGCCCGCCGACCCATCGGCTGA